One Planctomycetia bacterium DNA segment encodes these proteins:
- a CDS encoding class IV adenylate cyclase — translation MSHAARNIELKARLSDPSGAIKIAQSLSTEPPEKQHQIDTYFKSPYGRLKLREVFGQTAQLVWYARADQASAKGSDYRLVPVGEPESLKRALASAMGVLVVVDKQRLVFLYGNVRIHIDEVAELGSFIEFEAVLGPTIDDAAGRAQVEFLQTAFQLHAADLIEHSYSDMMPR, via the coding sequence ATGTCGCACGCTGCGCGCAATATCGAACTCAAGGCGCGGCTCTCCGACCCGAGCGGAGCGATCAAGATCGCACAGTCGCTCTCGACCGAGCCGCCCGAGAAGCAGCACCAGATCGACACCTATTTCAAGTCGCCGTACGGACGCTTGAAACTTCGCGAGGTGTTCGGGCAGACGGCGCAGCTCGTCTGGTATGCCCGTGCCGATCAAGCAAGCGCCAAAGGGAGCGACTATCGGCTGGTGCCGGTCGGCGAACCTGAATCGCTTAAGCGAGCCTTAGCGTCTGCGATGGGGGTGCTCGTCGTCGTCGATAAGCAACGTTTGGTTTTCCTGTACGGCAATGTCAGGATCCATATCGACGAAGTCGCCGAACTGGGGAGCTTCATCGAATTCGAAGCGGTTCTCGGGCCCACGATCGACGACGCGGCGGGGCGAGCGCAAGTCGAATTTTTGCAAACCGCATTTCAGCTTCATGCGGCTGATCTCATCGAGCATTCGTACTCGGATATGATGCCGCGATAA
- a CDS encoding DUF1570 domain-containing protein yields MIGRPLITRRSLLGGLVTTAVWGCSTVGDRREVLPERNAKTYDQLVIHSNVDLPEQHRLLEDLRILRVDLLQTLALPASDEPIHVYLFETEQAFDEFMRRKHPNFPTRRAFFVESDTKLSVFAFWGDRVAEDLRHETAHGYLHSVVRHIPLWIDEGLAEYFEVPRGAGGLNPPHAQQLLTLLITQARRPDMARLENLTSVGDMRQEDYAESWAWVHWLLNTEPERRTVLQQFLQSIRSQALYVPLSAVVKSRWPQAERELCDHLFAISKPA; encoded by the coding sequence TTGATCGGTAGGCCGCTCATCACGCGTCGCTCGCTTCTCGGCGGACTCGTCACCACGGCCGTGTGGGGCTGCTCCACGGTCGGCGACCGGCGCGAAGTGCTCCCGGAGCGTAACGCGAAGACCTACGATCAGCTCGTCATCCACTCGAACGTCGACCTTCCCGAACAACATCGCCTGCTGGAAGACCTGCGCATCTTGCGCGTCGACTTGCTCCAGACCTTGGCTCTGCCCGCTTCCGACGAGCCGATCCACGTCTATCTGTTCGAGACGGAGCAAGCGTTCGACGAGTTCATGCGCCGCAAGCATCCGAACTTTCCGACCCGCCGCGCGTTCTTCGTCGAAAGCGATACGAAGCTCTCCGTGTTTGCCTTCTGGGGCGATCGGGTAGCGGAAGACCTGCGCCATGAGACGGCGCACGGCTACCTGCATTCGGTCGTCCGCCACATTCCGCTTTGGATCGACGAAGGCTTAGCCGAATACTTCGAGGTGCCGCGCGGAGCAGGGGGGCTCAACCCACCGCACGCCCAACAGTTGCTCACGCTCCTCATCACCCAGGCCCGCCGGCCCGACATGGCAAGGCTGGAGAACCTGACGTCGGTCGGCGACATGCGCCAAGAAGACTACGCCGAAAGCTGGGCCTGGGTCCATTGGCTGCTCAACACCGAGCCCGAACGGCGCACGGTGCTGCAACAATTTCTCCAGTCGATCCGCTCGCAAGCGCTCTACGTGCCGCTATCGGCCGTCGTGAAGTCGCGCTGGCCGCAAGCCGAACGCGAACTCTGCGACCACCTCTTCGCCATCAGCAAACCGGCCTAG
- a CDS encoding sialate O-acetylesterase → MSRTTRWKLCVLLVALLPAFLSETARAEVELDGLFSPGGVLQRDVKVPIFGTADDGDTITIAIQKFNVSTVAKDGKWSVEVGPLEAGGPYTMSLSGTSSLNVKNVFVGDVWVCAGESNMQSTVQNSSDFSAAILSRKNRELHFFNVKRSGSETPRQSNATRWSEGGAASVGAFSAVGYYFGRDIQAATKVPIGLIACNHFASSAEAWTTRESILAEPKLQRLVEDAPPGRLDSQTPGRLFNGMLSPISRYPIRGVIFYQGETNVERAEDYRLLFPLLIADWRKAWNNPDLPFLFVQITGFKPGSFKPNESKMAELRDAQLATWQQTPNTAMIVSTDFGDAYSSVPRVKEPIGKRLAFAARALVYGEKIGYSGPVFKDATLRKNVATLTFDHVGDGLLAKEGKEGKLTGFSIAGADKEFVAAEAEVVENKVVVKNPEVKAPKFVRYNWTDFPIGNLCNKDGFPASPFRVTLGEPEPEPVVVEEKKPEDKSPEEKKPAEKPDEKKPE, encoded by the coding sequence ATGTCACGGACGACGCGTTGGAAGCTCTGCGTTTTGCTGGTCGCCTTGCTGCCGGCATTTCTTAGCGAGACGGCACGCGCCGAGGTCGAGCTCGATGGCTTGTTTAGTCCCGGCGGGGTGCTGCAACGAGACGTGAAGGTGCCGATTTTCGGAACCGCGGACGACGGCGATACGATCACGATCGCGATTCAGAAGTTCAACGTTTCGACCGTCGCCAAGGACGGTAAGTGGAGCGTCGAGGTCGGGCCGCTCGAAGCCGGCGGGCCCTATACGATGTCTCTGTCGGGCACCAGTTCCCTCAACGTCAAGAACGTGTTCGTCGGAGATGTTTGGGTCTGCGCCGGCGAATCGAACATGCAGTCGACAGTGCAAAACTCGAGCGACTTCTCCGCCGCGATTCTCTCGCGCAAGAACCGCGAACTCCATTTCTTCAACGTCAAGCGGTCGGGCTCCGAGACCCCGCGCCAATCCAACGCGACGCGGTGGTCCGAAGGGGGTGCGGCTTCGGTCGGGGCCTTTTCCGCCGTGGGATATTATTTCGGGCGCGACATTCAAGCGGCGACGAAAGTGCCGATCGGTTTGATCGCCTGCAATCATTTCGCCTCGTCGGCCGAAGCGTGGACGACGCGCGAATCGATCCTCGCCGAACCGAAACTCCAGCGCCTCGTCGAGGATGCCCCGCCAGGAAGGCTCGACTCGCAAACGCCCGGTCGGCTCTTCAACGGCATGCTCAGCCCGATCTCGAGATATCCGATTCGAGGCGTGATCTTCTATCAAGGGGAAACGAACGTCGAGCGGGCGGAGGATTATCGCCTCTTGTTTCCGCTGTTGATCGCCGATTGGCGCAAGGCCTGGAACAATCCCGACCTGCCGTTTCTGTTCGTGCAGATCACGGGCTTCAAGCCGGGAAGCTTTAAGCCGAACGAAAGCAAGATGGCCGAACTGCGCGACGCGCAGCTCGCCACTTGGCAGCAAACTCCCAACACTGCGATGATCGTGTCGACCGATTTCGGCGACGCTTATAGCTCGGTGCCGAGGGTGAAGGAGCCGATCGGCAAGCGGCTGGCGTTTGCGGCGCGAGCACTGGTCTACGGCGAAAAGATCGGATACTCCGGACCGGTATTCAAAGATGCGACGCTCAGGAAAAACGTAGCGACCCTTACGTTCGACCATGTCGGCGACGGTCTGCTGGCCAAGGAAGGAAAGGAAGGAAAACTGACCGGCTTCTCGATTGCCGGAGCCGACAAAGAGTTCGTCGCTGCCGAAGCCGAGGTCGTGGAGAATAAGGTCGTCGTGAAGAATCCGGAGGTGAAAGCCCCGAAGTTCGTACGCTACAACTGGACCGATTTTCCGATCGGCAACCTCTGCAATAAAGACGGCTTCCCTGCCTCTCCGTTTCGAGTAACGCTCGGCGAACCGGAGCCCGAGCCGGTTGTAGTGGAGGAAAAGAAGCCCGAAGATAAATCGCCCGAAGAAAAGAAACCTGCCGAAAAGCCGGACGAAAAGAAACCCGAGTGA
- a CDS encoding peptidyl-prolyl cis-trans isomerase, whose protein sequence is MTRIFYLVMASLTLTAAAAQWLPHEGLSSTDLNFVGLERARAQSPSPFPSTSAASASFPTTASPAAAQPGGYSQPPVYAQPPAQSTIQSIAQSPIAPVAPVASSPYQTQATSYVAPGAATAPAIAGPAFGAAPAASMSSVLAPSADTTGLQFPTQELEGTKVLARVGGDVIFAGEVLCSVNSYLARNGVDFKDPEVIQQREQLVKMRLQQLIDTRIIVNEAKRKIPEAGFAKAMEKFDEEFDKTVVPQMLSDRKASDLQQLEAMLRRDGTTLEREKKAFAESVLRSSWISQNVKVTQEVTHEQMLAYYQSHLAEFEFTGASRWEQISMKFENFPTKQAAYAEAAKAGNLVVDGRPFEQVAKTMSQGSTAAQGGEVNWTKRGSLVSQPLDTAVFTLPIGTLSPIIEDERGFHIVRVIDRRDAGRKPFTEVQGEIRKKITEERTVVAKVKYVEEIKKKTTVWTVFDDEKPKGIAGAGGASAAESARYPTPTIR, encoded by the coding sequence GTGACTAGAATCTTTTATCTTGTGATGGCGAGTCTTACGCTGACGGCTGCCGCTGCGCAGTGGTTGCCGCACGAAGGCTTATCTTCGACCGACCTGAACTTCGTCGGGCTGGAGCGCGCACGCGCTCAATCCCCTTCGCCGTTCCCGTCCACGAGCGCTGCGAGCGCTTCGTTTCCCACGACGGCATCGCCCGCTGCCGCACAGCCCGGCGGTTATTCGCAGCCGCCGGTTTATGCACAACCGCCTGCACAATCCACTATTCAGTCCATCGCTCAATCGCCGATCGCTCCCGTCGCTCCGGTGGCGTCTTCGCCCTATCAAACACAAGCCACGTCGTACGTCGCTCCGGGAGCCGCTACCGCTCCGGCAATCGCAGGTCCGGCGTTCGGCGCTGCGCCGGCTGCTTCGATGAGCTCGGTGCTGGCTCCTTCGGCCGACACGACGGGACTACAGTTTCCGACGCAAGAGCTCGAAGGAACGAAAGTGTTGGCGCGCGTCGGCGGCGATGTGATCTTCGCCGGCGAGGTGCTTTGCTCCGTGAACAGCTATTTGGCGCGCAACGGCGTCGATTTCAAAGATCCCGAAGTGATTCAACAGCGCGAACAGTTGGTGAAGATGCGTCTTCAACAACTGATCGACACGCGGATCATCGTCAATGAAGCGAAGCGCAAGATTCCCGAAGCGGGCTTCGCCAAAGCGATGGAGAAGTTCGACGAAGAGTTCGACAAAACGGTCGTTCCGCAAATGCTCAGCGATCGTAAGGCGAGCGATCTACAGCAACTCGAAGCGATGCTGCGCCGCGACGGCACGACTTTGGAACGTGAGAAGAAAGCCTTTGCCGAGTCGGTGTTGCGCAGTTCGTGGATTTCGCAGAACGTGAAGGTTACGCAAGAAGTGACGCACGAGCAGATGCTCGCTTACTACCAGTCGCACTTGGCGGAGTTTGAATTCACGGGGGCTTCTCGGTGGGAACAAATCTCGATGAAGTTCGAGAACTTTCCCACGAAGCAAGCCGCTTACGCCGAAGCGGCGAAGGCCGGCAACCTCGTCGTCGATGGCCGTCCCTTCGAGCAAGTGGCGAAAACGATGTCGCAAGGTTCGACCGCGGCCCAAGGGGGCGAAGTGAATTGGACGAAGCGAGGGAGCCTCGTTTCGCAGCCGCTTGATACGGCCGTATTCACGCTGCCGATCGGCACGCTCAGCCCGATCATCGAAGACGAACGAGGCTTTCATATCGTCCGCGTCATCGATCGCCGCGATGCGGGCCGGAAGCCGTTTACGGAGGTGCAGGGAGAGATCAGAAAGAAAATCACCGAAGAACGAACCGTGGTCGCGAAAGTGAAGTACGTCGAAGAGATAAAAAAGAAGACCACGGTCTGGACCGTGTTCGATGATGAGAAGCCGAAGGGGATCGCCGGCGCAGGGGGCGCGTCCGCCGCCGAGAGCGCTCGGTATCCGACCCCGACGATTCGCTAA
- a CDS encoding citrate synthase, which produces MGEVAKLRVEGKEIEFPTLEGTEGEKAIDISALRAQTGYITLDEGFVNTGSTQSAICFLDGEEGILRYRGYPIEQLCEKCDFVEVSYLLIYGELPNTEQLANFRASLGRHTMLHEDMRMFYNGFPRDAHPMAILSSVVGALSTFYQDSLDPKNAVEVEMSIFRLMAKLPTIAALSHKKSVGQPSIYPKNSLGYVDNFLHMMFAVPSEEYQVDQDFVDALNLLFIVHADHEQNCSTSTVRMVGSSDANLFASISAGICALWGPLHGGANQACVEMLEAIKADGGNSKKYIDMAKDKKSGFRLMGFGHRVYKNYDPRATIIKRTCDKLLKKLAIKDPIFDIAQELEQAALSDSYFIERKLYPNVDFYSGIIYRAMGFPVEMFTVLFALGRLPGWIAHWREMQMSPSKKICRPRQIYNGKTKRDFVPLAERK; this is translated from the coding sequence ATGGGCGAGGTCGCTAAGTTACGCGTCGAAGGAAAAGAGATCGAATTTCCTACCTTGGAAGGAACCGAGGGAGAAAAGGCGATCGACATCTCGGCTCTTCGCGCGCAGACGGGCTACATCACGCTCGACGAAGGCTTCGTCAACACGGGCTCGACGCAAAGCGCCATCTGCTTCCTCGACGGCGAGGAAGGAATTCTGCGTTATCGCGGCTACCCGATCGAGCAGCTGTGCGAGAAGTGCGATTTCGTCGAAGTGAGCTACTTGCTCATCTACGGCGAACTGCCGAATACGGAGCAGTTGGCGAATTTCCGCGCATCGCTCGGTCGGCACACGATGCTGCACGAAGATATGCGGATGTTCTACAACGGCTTCCCGCGCGATGCCCATCCGATGGCGATCCTGAGCTCGGTCGTCGGCGCGCTTTCGACGTTCTATCAAGATTCGCTCGACCCGAAGAATGCGGTCGAGGTCGAAATGTCGATCTTCCGGCTGATGGCGAAGCTCCCGACCATCGCGGCGTTGAGCCATAAGAAGTCGGTCGGCCAGCCGTCGATCTACCCGAAGAATTCACTCGGCTACGTCGACAACTTCCTGCACATGATGTTCGCGGTCCCCAGCGAAGAATATCAGGTCGATCAAGACTTCGTCGACGCGTTGAACCTGCTGTTCATCGTGCACGCCGATCACGAACAAAACTGCAGCACGTCGACCGTCCGCATGGTCGGCTCGAGCGATGCGAACCTCTTCGCTTCGATCTCGGCCGGCATTTGCGCTTTGTGGGGCCCGCTGCACGGCGGGGCGAACCAAGCCTGCGTCGAAATGCTCGAAGCGATCAAGGCCGACGGCGGCAACAGTAAGAAATACATCGACATGGCGAAGGACAAGAAGTCCGGCTTCCGTCTGATGGGCTTCGGCCACCGCGTTTATAAGAACTACGATCCGCGCGCCACGATCATCAAGCGCACCTGCGATAAGCTCTTGAAGAAGCTCGCGATCAAGGACCCGATTTTCGATATCGCGCAAGAGCTCGAGCAAGCCGCGCTGAGCGATTCGTACTTCATCGAACGGAAGCTCTACCCGAACGTCGACTTCTACTCGGGCATCATCTATCGCGCGATGGGCTTCCCGGTGGAAATGTTCACGGTGCTGTTCGCGCTCGGTCGGCTGCCGGGCTGGATCGCCCATTGGCGAGAAATGCAGATGTCGCCGTCGAAGAAGATCTGTCGTCCGCGGCAGATCTACAACGGCAAGACGAAACGCGATTTCGTACCGCTTGCGGAACGGAAATAG